Proteins from a single region of Haloplanus sp. GDY1:
- a CDS encoding amphi-Trp domain-containing protein, with protein MADLPDANDGPRTVTDGYFEREVRLSRESTAAFLRDLADQIESEPRLTISTDEWEIPFEFDEPIEVEVEFVGETHRQLELELEFEWSPSDDEIGVS; from the coding sequence ATGGCCGACCTGCCGGACGCGAACGACGGTCCACGGACCGTCACCGACGGCTACTTCGAGCGGGAGGTGCGCCTCTCCCGGGAGTCGACGGCGGCGTTCCTGCGTGACCTCGCCGACCAGATCGAATCGGAGCCCCGACTCACGATCTCCACCGACGAGTGGGAGATCCCCTTCGAGTTCGACGAACCCATCGAGGTCGAGGTGGAGTTCGTGGGCGAGACCCACCGCCAACTGGAACTCGAACTCGAGTTCGAGTGGTCGCCGTCGGACGACGAGATCGGGGTCAGTTAA
- a CDS encoding ArsR/SmtB family transcription factor — MSLFDVLGSKARLQIIRELSTEPRYVSELADRVGMDGKTAVHHLSTLEEAGIVESYRTSRRKYYRLTKRIELRASPEPDPMFLLHAVDVDEAEQSR; from the coding sequence ATGTCCCTGTTCGACGTTCTCGGGAGCAAGGCGCGACTACAGATCATCCGCGAACTGTCCACGGAACCCCGGTACGTCTCCGAACTCGCCGACCGCGTCGGGATGGACGGCAAGACCGCGGTACACCACCTCTCGACGCTCGAGGAGGCGGGCATCGTCGAGAGCTACCGGACCAGCCGACGGAAGTACTACCGGCTGACCAAGCGCATCGAACTGCGCGCCTCGCCCGAACCCGACCCCATGTTTCTGCTACACGCCGTCGACGTCGACGAGGCCGAACAGTCCCGGTAG
- a CDS encoding sodium:calcium antiporter: protein MVRTRMVVGIVLLLSLLVASPAASAVADDVGIEAPVDPVLAQEEGEEEEGGIEGAIEGFIEAQGTVGAVIVLLGGALLLAASTEKLISYLARAALNLKMSLFALAIIFTGFEFDDTILALVLSAGGLEEAALGSALGTGLAIIGVTLALAALVEPFPVDLPNDYVAIFGLAPLILVPFVLLGTLTAIHGIVLTAFFVFAFGYFIVRERRRDVPVFRNTDLGKQLRPDGGTATRADALDEIAEERILGDLADSGIVWIVLSILALVGIVFAAMLLEGGSGVVMEGFGLSGTVFGATILTLILTFEDIMLTLEPVRRGFPEIGVGNVIGSVLFSVTGNIGVIMFLSEVSISSSVLTFHLPFMIVVTALAAYFFYEGQIERWHGALLGGLYVAYWVIALVVFSGVPIGE from the coding sequence ATGGTACGCACGCGGATGGTTGTCGGTATCGTGTTGTTGCTGTCGCTTCTCGTCGCTTCTCCGGCGGCGTCGGCGGTGGCCGACGACGTGGGGATCGAGGCCCCCGTCGACCCGGTCCTCGCCCAGGAGGAGGGTGAGGAGGAAGAGGGCGGTATCGAGGGGGCCATCGAGGGCTTCATCGAGGCACAGGGCACCGTCGGGGCGGTGATCGTGTTGCTCGGCGGCGCCCTCCTGCTGGCCGCCAGTACGGAAAAGCTCATCAGTTACCTCGCCCGCGCCGCGCTCAACCTGAAGATGTCGCTGTTCGCGCTCGCCATCATCTTCACCGGCTTCGAGTTCGACGACACGATCCTCGCGCTCGTGTTGTCGGCCGGCGGGCTGGAGGAGGCGGCGCTCGGGTCGGCGCTCGGGACGGGGCTGGCGATCATCGGCGTGACGCTCGCGCTCGCGGCCCTCGTCGAGCCGTTCCCGGTCGACCTGCCGAACGACTACGTCGCCATCTTCGGGCTCGCGCCGCTGATCCTGGTCCCCTTCGTCCTGCTGGGGACGTTGACGGCGATCCACGGGATCGTCCTGACGGCCTTCTTCGTCTTCGCGTTCGGCTACTTCATCGTCCGGGAGCGCCGGCGCGACGTGCCCGTGTTCCGGAACACGGATCTGGGAAAGCAGCTCCGCCCCGACGGCGGAACCGCGACGCGGGCGGACGCGCTCGACGAGATCGCGGAGGAACGGATCCTCGGCGACCTCGCGGACTCCGGGATCGTGTGGATCGTCCTCTCGATCCTGGCGCTGGTCGGCATCGTCTTCGCGGCCATGCTCCTCGAGGGCGGCTCCGGCGTCGTGATGGAGGGGTTCGGCCTCTCCGGCACCGTCTTCGGGGCGACCATCCTCACCCTGATCCTCACCTTCGAGGACATCATGCTGACGCTGGAGCCGGTTCGGCGGGGCTTCCCCGAGATCGGCGTCGGCAACGTCATCGGGAGCGTCCTGTTCTCCGTGACGGGGAACATCGGCGTCATCATGTTCCTCAGCGAGGTGAGCATCTCCTCGTCCGTCCTCACCTTCCACCTGCCCTTCATGATCGTCGTGACGGCCCTCGCCGCGTACTTCTTCTACGAGGGGCAGATCGAGCGGTGGCACGGCGCCCTGCTCGGGGGGCTCTACGTCGCGTACTGGGTGATCGCGCTCGTCGTGTTCAGCGGCGTCCCGATCGGCGAGTAA
- a CDS encoding sodium:calcium antiporter, translated as MSVVLFLVGVAVVIVSVETFIEAVAEGALALGVSGFFLTVVLAGTDLENVILGIAAAYDQLPDLALGTVFGEALFILGAAVGLAGVLVPFETDVPRNYLGLMLLAPFLFFGLALDGTLSRFDGAVLTATFVPYLAVVYTLERYTDTRYLSSEEVEVMEAEREASEDDDDEEWFDVDLDLDVDDLVEEHVPERYEGPAFLGVAVVATVGMTVGSELAVEGAKELLTLLGVTGLAFGATVMSFIASLEELFLTVEPVRRGRPHIGVGNVVGSMLFFVSANAGLIALVHPLNTTGSVVTVHWPFFFGTMLVVAVAFYRGKVGRPTGAVLLAAYAAYWVANYAV; from the coding sequence GTGTCGGTCGTGTTGTTCCTGGTCGGGGTGGCCGTCGTCATCGTCAGCGTCGAGACGTTCATCGAGGCGGTCGCCGAGGGGGCGCTCGCGCTCGGCGTCTCCGGATTCTTCCTGACCGTCGTCCTCGCGGGGACGGACCTGGAGAACGTGATCCTCGGCATCGCCGCCGCGTACGACCAGTTACCGGACCTGGCGCTCGGCACCGTCTTCGGCGAGGCGCTGTTCATCCTCGGGGCGGCCGTCGGCCTCGCCGGCGTCCTCGTCCCCTTCGAGACCGACGTGCCGCGGAACTACCTCGGACTCATGCTGCTGGCCCCGTTTCTCTTCTTCGGCCTCGCGCTCGACGGCACCCTCTCCCGGTTCGACGGCGCCGTCCTCACCGCGACGTTCGTCCCCTACCTCGCCGTCGTCTACACGCTCGAGCGGTACACGGACACCCGCTATCTCTCCTCGGAGGAGGTGGAAGTCATGGAGGCAGAGCGGGAGGCGAGCGAGGACGACGACGACGAGGAGTGGTTCGACGTGGATCTGGACCTCGACGTCGACGACCTGGTCGAGGAGCACGTCCCCGAGAGGTACGAGGGTCCGGCGTTTCTCGGCGTCGCCGTCGTCGCCACGGTGGGGATGACCGTCGGCTCCGAACTCGCCGTCGAGGGGGCGAAGGAACTGCTGACGCTCCTCGGGGTGACCGGCCTCGCCTTCGGCGCGACGGTGATGAGCTTCATCGCGTCGCTGGAGGAACTGTTCCTGACGGTCGAGCCCGTCCGCCGGGGGCGACCCCACATCGGCGTCGGCAACGTCGTCGGGAGCATGCTCTTTTTCGTCAGCGCCAACGCGGGGCTGATCGCGCTGGTCCACCCGCTGAACACGACCGGCTCGGTCGTCACCGTCCACTGGCCCTTCTTCTTCGGGACGATGCTCGTCGTCGCCGTCGCGTTCTACCGCGGGAAGGTGGGTCGCCCCACGGGCGCCGTCCTGCTCGCCGCGTACGCCGCGTACTGGGTCGCGAACTACGCGGTGTGA
- a CDS encoding SDR family oxidoreductase, with translation MDLGLDGDAALVTASSSGLGKASAATLAAEGANVVLNGRDPDRLDAAVADVRETATGEVMGVRGDLTDPADVERLVDRTVESFGGLDHLVTNAGGPPSGPFLDTDDGDWDAAFDLLVMSVVRLVREAAPHLRDGGGTVVTVASMSVKEAIESLVLSNSVRMGVVGLEKTLSRELAPEVRANAVLPGIHETPRIEEVVTQAVERGDYPDYEAGLADWSAGTPLGRIGQPSEFGDVVAFLSSERSGYINGAAVPVDGGESASNL, from the coding sequence ATGGACCTCGGACTCGACGGCGACGCGGCCCTGGTGACGGCCTCCAGCAGCGGCTTGGGGAAGGCGTCGGCGGCGACGCTCGCCGCCGAGGGCGCGAACGTCGTCCTCAACGGCCGGGACCCCGACCGACTCGACGCCGCCGTCGCGGACGTCCGCGAGACGGCGACCGGCGAGGTGATGGGCGTCCGCGGCGACCTGACCGACCCCGCCGACGTCGAACGGCTGGTCGACCGCACCGTCGAGTCGTTCGGCGGCCTCGACCACCTGGTGACGAACGCCGGCGGGCCGCCGAGCGGCCCCTTCCTCGACACCGACGACGGGGACTGGGACGCCGCCTTCGACCTGCTGGTGATGAGCGTGGTGCGCCTGGTTCGGGAGGCGGCGCCCCACCTCCGGGACGGCGGCGGGACCGTCGTCACCGTCGCCTCGATGAGCGTCAAGGAGGCCATCGAGTCGCTCGTGCTGTCGAACTCGGTCCGGATGGGCGTCGTCGGCCTGGAGAAGACGCTGTCGCGGGAACTCGCCCCCGAGGTGCGGGCGAACGCGGTGTTGCCGGGTATCCACGAGACGCCGCGGATCGAGGAGGTGGTGACACAGGCGGTCGAACGCGGCGACTACCCCGACTACGAGGCGGGACTCGCGGACTGGAGCGCCGGCACCCCGCTCGGCCGGATCGGCCAGCCGTCCGAGTTCGGCGACGTCGTCGCCTTCCTCTCCTCGGAGCGGTCGGGGTACATCAACGGCGCCGCCGTCCCCGTCGACGGCGGCGAGAGCGCCTCGAACCTGTAG
- a CDS encoding helix-turn-helix domain-containing protein — MSLIAVVDIDHPDLALTPTIRSTDASIQVVSHTATDPETGMFFFLVESDSFPTFEAALERDHTVEESMLVAEASSTRIYRLRHTPGTKLVSPTTTEMGGLMLEAESTDTGWSIRMQLPDRETLGTLWEYCDREEIEFEIDHIYSLDEFSVDDGVGLTDAQRDALLTAYEAGYFEEPRGTSLQELADDLGISPTAVGGRIRRGTSRLIERTLLEDE; from the coding sequence ATGAGTCTCATCGCCGTCGTCGACATCGACCACCCGGACCTGGCGCTCACGCCGACCATCCGCTCGACGGACGCGTCGATTCAGGTGGTTTCCCACACCGCAACCGACCCCGAGACGGGGATGTTCTTCTTCCTCGTCGAATCCGACTCCTTTCCCACGTTCGAGGCGGCCCTCGAACGCGACCACACGGTCGAGGAGTCGATGCTGGTCGCGGAGGCGTCCTCGACGCGCATCTACCGGCTCCGTCACACCCCCGGGACGAAACTCGTCTCCCCCACGACCACCGAGATGGGCGGCCTCATGCTCGAAGCCGAGAGCACCGACACCGGGTGGTCGATCCGCATGCAACTCCCCGACCGCGAGACGCTCGGCACGCTCTGGGAGTACTGCGACCGCGAGGAGATCGAGTTCGAGATCGACCACATCTACAGCCTCGACGAGTTCTCCGTCGACGACGGCGTCGGACTCACCGACGCCCAGCGCGACGCCCTGCTGACCGCCTACGAGGCGGGCTACTTCGAGGAACCGCGCGGTACCTCGCTGCAGGAACTGGCCGACGACCTCGGCATCTCCCCCACCGCCGTCGGCGGGCGCATCCGGCGCGGCACCTCCCGACTCATCGAGCGGACGCTCCTCGAGGACGAGTGA
- a CDS encoding HalOD1 output domain-containing protein, translated as MSTATTDRGEIHHVHHDADGDERLSVTLVEAVASLADTEPADLPPLESRINVAALDALWDTDGPGRPSAGCLTFSYGGYVVVVRSTGTVFLRDTAEA; from the coding sequence ATGAGCACTGCTACCACGGATCGTGGCGAGATCCACCACGTCCACCACGACGCGGACGGGGACGAGCGGCTGAGTGTCACGCTCGTCGAGGCCGTCGCCTCGCTCGCCGACACCGAGCCAGCCGACCTCCCGCCCCTGGAGTCCCGGATCAACGTCGCCGCGCTCGACGCCCTCTGGGACACCGACGGCCCCGGTCGACCCTCCGCCGGCTGTCTCACCTTCTCCTACGGCGGCTACGTCGTCGTCGTCCGGAGCACCGGTACCGTGTTCCTCCGCGACACGGCCGAAGCGTAA
- a CDS encoding aromatic ring-hydroxylating oxygenase subunit alpha produces MTRWNDGAEEVSAVSPDITDETNALPARYFTDPDVWEMEKEKIFSRYWVYAGHENCIPETGDYFTRTVGDKQVVVARDEDGDVRAFYNVCAHRGSKMVEDTPMTDPGNMGRIQCPYHLWTYDLDGDLRSTPRSFEEASLNPDLDDADVSGLDPDENGLMEVRTDDIGPLVFLNFADDPPLTLAEQAGKLKTRLESLPLSEYEHARRYVSEVECNWKTFGGNYSECDHCQANHQDWIRGIQLDESELEVNDYHWVLHYTHEEDVEDELRIHDEHEAQFHYFWPNFTVNMYGTADGYGTYIVDPIDEGRFQLIADYYFAESDLSEDEEEFVRTSRQLQEEDFELCERQYEGLRSGALGQGQLGPNEHTLHRFHRLAQEAYDA; encoded by the coding sequence ATGACACGGTGGAACGACGGCGCGGAGGAAGTGAGCGCCGTGAGCCCCGACATCACCGACGAGACGAACGCCCTGCCGGCGAGATACTTCACCGACCCCGACGTCTGGGAGATGGAAAAGGAGAAGATTTTCTCCCGGTACTGGGTCTACGCCGGTCACGAGAACTGCATCCCCGAGACGGGCGACTACTTCACCCGGACCGTCGGCGACAAGCAGGTCGTCGTCGCGCGCGACGAGGACGGCGACGTGCGCGCGTTCTACAACGTCTGTGCGCACCGCGGCTCGAAGATGGTCGAGGACACGCCGATGACCGACCCCGGGAACATGGGGCGGATCCAGTGTCCGTACCACCTCTGGACCTACGACCTGGACGGCGACCTGCGGAGCACGCCCCGGAGCTTCGAGGAGGCGAGTCTCAACCCGGACCTCGACGACGCGGACGTCTCGGGGCTCGATCCCGACGAGAACGGCCTCATGGAGGTTCGCACCGACGACATCGGCCCGCTGGTCTTCCTGAACTTCGCCGACGACCCGCCGCTCACGCTGGCCGAACAGGCCGGGAAGCTGAAGACCCGGCTGGAGTCGCTCCCGCTGTCGGAGTACGAACACGCCCGCCGGTACGTCTCCGAGGTGGAGTGCAACTGGAAGACCTTCGGCGGCAACTACTCCGAGTGCGACCACTGTCAGGCGAACCACCAGGACTGGATCAGGGGAATCCAGCTCGACGAGTCGGAACTGGAGGTCAACGACTACCACTGGGTGCTCCACTACACCCACGAGGAGGACGTCGAGGACGAACTGCGCATCCACGACGAACACGAGGCCCAGTTCCACTACTTCTGGCCCAACTTCACGGTCAACATGTACGGCACCGCGGACGGCTACGGGACGTACATCGTCGATCCGATCGACGAGGGGCGGTTCCAGCTGATCGCGGACTACTACTTCGCGGAGTCGGACCTCAGCGAGGACGAGGAGGAGTTCGTCCGCACCAGCCGCCAGCTTCAGGAGGAGGACTTCGAACTGTGCGAACGGCAGTACGAGGGCCTCCGGTCGGGCGCGCTCGGCCAGGGACAGCTCGGCCCCAACGAACACACCCTCCACCGGTTCCACCGGCTCGCCCAGGAGGCGTACGACGCCTGA
- a CDS encoding methylenetetrahydrofolate reductase yields the protein MPLTTSTESADGASSLLTDPRFELMPFDSFEGQMEQLPEGAEIAVTASPQLGLDATVEWSERAAARGYDPIPHVAARYVRDDDHLDEVAGRLVDAGVTDVFVPGGDREDPVGEFESAHDLLVALDDLGYDFDEVGITGYPEGHDFLDDRTLAESMAKKAPYATYVTTQLCYDPEAVRRWIEEIRDRGIDLPVEVGIPGVMKYQRLLNISQKVGVGDSVRFLRKTSGIVGFVRQLVGSRGKYTPDDLVDGLAPYAGDPEYGIRGLHIYTFNQVADTEAWRRGRLDA from the coding sequence ATGCCACTCACCACCTCGACCGAATCCGCCGACGGCGCATCGAGCCTGCTCACCGACCCCCGGTTCGAGCTGATGCCCTTCGACAGCTTCGAGGGGCAGATGGAACAGCTTCCGGAGGGCGCCGAGATCGCGGTCACGGCCTCGCCACAGCTCGGCCTCGACGCGACGGTGGAGTGGTCCGAGCGGGCGGCCGCCCGGGGGTACGACCCCATCCCCCACGTCGCCGCGCGGTACGTGCGCGACGACGACCACCTCGACGAGGTCGCCGGCCGCCTCGTCGACGCCGGCGTCACCGACGTCTTCGTGCCCGGCGGCGACCGCGAGGATCCCGTCGGCGAGTTCGAGTCGGCCCACGACCTCCTCGTGGCGCTCGACGACCTCGGCTACGACTTCGACGAGGTGGGGATCACGGGGTACCCGGAGGGCCACGACTTCCTCGACGACCGGACGCTGGCCGAGTCGATGGCGAAGAAGGCGCCGTACGCCACGTACGTCACGACGCAGCTCTGTTACGACCCGGAGGCCGTCCGGCGCTGGATCGAGGAGATCCGCGACCGCGGGATCGACCTCCCCGTCGAGGTGGGGATCCCGGGCGTCATGAAGTACCAGCGCCTCCTGAACATCTCACAGAAGGTCGGCGTCGGCGACTCGGTGCGCTTCCTGCGGAAGACGAGCGGCATCGTGGGGTTCGTCCGCCAGCTCGTCGGCTCGCGCGGGAAGTACACGCCGGACGACCTGGTCGACGGCCTGGCCCCGTACGCCGGCGACCCGGAGTACGGCATCCGGGGGCTCCACATCTACACCTTCAACCAGGTGGCCGACACCGAGGCGTGGCGGCGCGGACGGCTCGACGCGTGA
- a CDS encoding aminomethyl transferase family protein, producing MTTNESQSLDAHPNHPEIDQSDRVLPRNLRQTGDPGIEMLVSTRVRKSPFFHKSFNEEGAWRCTVYNRVYHPRGLVEPEDGGAMKEYEALTESVTLWDVAVERQIRVKGPDAEALTDYVITRDATEIESMKGKYVILCNEDGGILNDPVLLRVAEDEFWFSISDSTLMQWLQGVNVGMDFDVEIDEIDVAPMQIQGPLSEDVMVEVVGEEVSDIPYYGLMDTEINGCPVLVSQTGFSGEKGFEIYVKDASENAERVWDPVMETVKDHGGRQIAPGHHRRIAAGILSWGQDMDHETSPFQVNLGYQVPDDKEGDYIGKEELERQKELIEGGEYPFNLKMVGLKIAGEPIRDYAPDFWIISDPDTGKECGYMTSPWWNPDLETNIGLGFVPAEKLESETDALLNDEIYEEDLDLEFAVHLPDEYAEEDGEPAYATVAEVPFKESVNPSAREQAKLNARQDAGE from the coding sequence ATGACGACCAACGAATCCCAGTCGCTCGACGCACACCCGAACCACCCGGAAATCGATCAGTCGGACCGCGTACTCCCGCGGAACCTGCGACAGACCGGCGATCCGGGCATCGAGATGCTCGTCTCGACGCGCGTCCGCAAGTCCCCCTTCTTCCACAAGTCGTTCAACGAGGAGGGCGCGTGGCGCTGTACGGTCTACAACCGCGTCTACCACCCGCGCGGACTCGTCGAACCCGAGGACGGCGGCGCGATGAAGGAGTACGAGGCGCTGACCGAGAGCGTGACGCTGTGGGACGTGGCCGTGGAGCGCCAGATCCGCGTGAAGGGGCCGGACGCCGAGGCCCTGACCGACTACGTGATCACGCGGGACGCGACGGAAATCGAGTCGATGAAGGGCAAGTACGTCATCCTCTGTAACGAGGACGGCGGCATCCTGAACGACCCGGTCCTCCTGCGAGTCGCGGAGGACGAGTTCTGGTTCTCCATCTCCGACTCGACGCTCATGCAGTGGCTGCAGGGCGTCAACGTCGGCATGGACTTCGACGTCGAGATCGACGAGATCGACGTCGCGCCGATGCAGATTCAGGGCCCGCTCTCGGAGGACGTGATGGTCGAAGTGGTCGGCGAGGAGGTCAGCGACATTCCGTACTACGGCCTCATGGACACGGAGATCAACGGCTGTCCGGTGCTGGTGAGCCAGACCGGCTTCTCCGGCGAGAAGGGCTTCGAGATCTACGTGAAGGACGCGAGCGAGAACGCCGAGCGCGTCTGGGATCCCGTGATGGAGACGGTGAAGGACCACGGCGGCCGCCAGATCGCCCCCGGTCACCACCGCCGGATCGCGGCGGGCATCCTCTCGTGGGGACAGGACATGGACCACGAGACCTCGCCGTTCCAGGTCAACCTCGGCTACCAGGTCCCCGACGACAAGGAGGGCGACTACATCGGCAAGGAGGAACTCGAACGCCAGAAGGAACTGATCGAGGGCGGCGAGTACCCGTTCAACCTGAAGATGGTCGGCCTGAAGATCGCGGGCGAACCGATCCGCGACTACGCGCCGGACTTCTGGATCATCTCCGATCCCGACACCGGGAAGGAGTGTGGGTACATGACCTCGCCGTGGTGGAACCCCGATCTGGAGACGAACATCGGCCTCGGGTTCGTGCCCGCGGAGAAGCTGGAGTCCGAGACGGACGCCCTCCTCAACGACGAGATCTACGAGGAGGACCTCGACCTCGAATTCGCCGTCCACCTGCCCGACGAGTACGCCGAGGAGGACGGCGAACCCGCGTACGCGACGGTCGCGGAGGTGCCGTTCAAGGAGTCGGTGAACCCGAGCGCCCGGGAACAGGCGAAGCTGAACGCCCGGCAGGACGCCGGCGAGTAA
- a CDS encoding GcvT family protein: MSDGNTLPSDAGTVIVGAGIVGCNLAYQLTELGRDDVVVVDQGPMPTTGGSSTHAPGIMFQTAESKELSKFANYSRQLYSQLEGRDGQQAYNETGGIEVARSEERMAFLQRRVEHATAWGIPDPQLLTPEEVTDHLPLVDESQILGGYYSPTDGQVSGVVACDALAREAMDRGATFVPHTRTEDVEVVDGSVESVVTERGTIDCDEVVVATNIWARQLGEKLGVHLPVTPVEHQYTMTESLDELADSAVDVTDHPLFEGYENVSGEKAKRLLVGPDRPILRDQDNAMYYRNHGDSYGIGSYNHEPIVPDPQELGGNDPDGEQGSVHEFTEYHMENPTHPDRPHKAPRRAADELLPATAGKDLEFKYNGMFAESPNGLPVMGPVQELDGLWTAAAIWVTHAGGAAKALAEWMENGVPRLPDGPIDLAHCDVNRFDDHEGSWDFARDIGGEEYRIVYNIMHPKWVWEGKQRDIRRTPMYHSHEEYGAELWASAGWEEPQWFESNADLVERYGDRIPDRNGWEGKYWSPIEGAEHLHVREHVGLHDMTAFNKMEVVGPEAGEFVQRLCTNDMDLDVGQVRYTLMCNEAGGVRADITVTRTDDDRYLLLTTGREVGNNHVAWVREQAPEGAVVNDVTSSLAAMVCTGPDARNVLSKIADADLSDDAFPFFTSQQFYVKNVPVTALRVSYAGELGWELYTPAEYGETLWEHVLEAGEEYDIRPYGNGALDSLRIEKGFRLWGEDLHTEHNPYEAGLGFAVDLDTDFVGKEAVAAAAAGDDIRHEVAVLTLDDPEATILDDRPVLDPATDDPIGYVHSAEYGYSVGACVAYTYLPPEFADPGTDVEVLYEGEKYAATVREEPLI; this comes from the coding sequence ATGAGTGATGGAAACACGCTACCCAGCGACGCCGGCACCGTAATCGTCGGCGCCGGCATCGTCGGGTGTAACCTCGCGTACCAACTCACCGAATTGGGTCGCGACGACGTGGTGGTCGTCGACCAGGGACCGATGCCGACGACCGGCGGTTCCTCGACGCACGCGCCGGGCATCATGTTCCAGACGGCCGAGTCGAAGGAGCTCTCGAAGTTCGCGAACTACAGCCGACAGCTGTACTCCCAGCTCGAGGGACGCGACGGCCAGCAGGCGTACAACGAGACGGGCGGCATCGAAGTCGCCCGCAGCGAGGAGCGGATGGCCTTCCTCCAGCGTCGGGTCGAACACGCGACGGCGTGGGGCATTCCGGATCCGCAGCTGCTGACGCCGGAGGAGGTGACCGACCACCTGCCGCTCGTCGACGAGAGCCAGATCCTCGGCGGCTACTACTCGCCGACCGACGGCCAGGTGTCGGGCGTCGTCGCCTGCGACGCGCTGGCCCGCGAGGCGATGGACCGGGGGGCGACGTTCGTCCCACACACCCGTACCGAAGACGTCGAAGTCGTGGACGGCTCGGTCGAGTCGGTCGTCACCGAACGCGGAACGATCGACTGTGACGAAGTCGTCGTCGCGACGAACATCTGGGCCCGCCAGTTGGGCGAGAAACTGGGCGTCCACCTGCCCGTGACGCCGGTCGAACACCAGTATACGATGACCGAGTCGCTGGACGAGCTGGCCGACAGCGCGGTCGACGTCACCGACCACCCGCTGTTCGAGGGCTACGAGAACGTCTCCGGCGAGAAGGCGAAACGGCTGCTCGTCGGTCCGGACCGCCCGATCCTGCGCGACCAGGACAACGCCATGTACTACCGGAACCACGGCGACTCCTACGGCATCGGCTCGTACAACCACGAGCCCATCGTGCCGGACCCGCAGGAGTTGGGCGGCAACGACCCCGACGGCGAGCAGGGATCGGTCCACGAGTTCACGGAGTATCACATGGAGAATCCGACCCACCCGGACCGGCCGCACAAGGCCCCGCGACGGGCCGCCGACGAACTCCTCCCGGCGACGGCGGGCAAGGACCTCGAGTTCAAGTACAACGGGATGTTCGCCGAGTCGCCCAACGGCCTGCCCGTGATGGGGCCGGTACAGGAACTCGACGGGCTGTGGACGGCGGCGGCCATCTGGGTCACCCACGCCGGCGGCGCGGCGAAGGCGCTCGCGGAGTGGATGGAAAACGGCGTGCCGCGCCTCCCCGACGGCCCGATCGACCTCGCCCACTGCGACGTCAATCGCTTCGACGACCACGAGGGAAGCTGGGACTTCGCCCGCGACATCGGCGGCGAGGAGTACCGCATCGTCTACAACATCATGCACCCCAAGTGGGTGTGGGAGGGCAAGCAGCGCGACATCCGCCGGACGCCGATGTACCACTCCCACGAGGAGTACGGTGCGGAACTCTGGGCCTCCGCCGGCTGGGAGGAACCCCAGTGGTTCGAGTCGAACGCCGACCTGGTAGAGCGGTACGGCGACCGGATCCCGGACCGCAACGGATGGGAGGGGAAATACTGGTCGCCCATCGAGGGCGCCGAACACCTCCACGTCCGCGAGCACGTCGGCCTCCACGACATGACGGCGTTCAACAAGATGGAGGTCGTCGGCCCCGAGGCCGGCGAGTTCGTCCAGCGGCTCTGTACGAACGACATGGACCTCGACGTGGGACAGGTTCGGTACACCCTGATGTGCAACGAGGCGGGCGGCGTCCGCGCCGACATCACGGTGACCCGCACCGACGACGACCGCTACCTCCTGCTCACGACGGGCCGCGAGGTGGGGAACAACCATGTCGCGTGGGTGCGCGAGCAGGCGCCCGAGGGGGCCGTGGTGAACGACGTTACGTCCTCCTTGGCCGCGATGGTCTGTACCGGTCCGGACGCGCGGAACGTCCTCTCGAAGATCGCCGACGCCGACCTCTCCGACGACGCCTTCCCCTTCTTCACGAGCCAGCAGTTCTACGTGAAGAACGTCCCCGTCACCGCCCTGCGGGTCTCCTACGCGGGCGAACTCGGCTGGGAACTGTACACGCCCGCCGAGTACGGCGAGACGCTCTGGGAACACGTTCTGGAGGCGGGCGAGGAGTACGACATCCGCCCCTACGGCAACGGCGCGCTCGACTCCCTGCGCATCGAGAAGGGGTTCCGGCTGTGGGGTGAGGACCTCCACACCGAACACAACCCCTACGAGGCCGGCCTCGGCTTCGCCGTCGACCTCGACACCGACTTCGTCGGGAAGGAGGCCGTCGCGGCCGCCGCCGCCGGCGACGACATCCGCCACGAGGTCGCCGTCCTCACGCTCGACGACCCCGAGGCGACGATCCTCGACGACCGCCCGGTGCTCGACCCTGCGACCGACGACCCGATCGGCTACGTCCACTCCGCCGAGTACGGCTACTCGGTCGGCGCCTGCGTCGCCTACACCTACCTTCCGCCGGAGTTCGCGGATCCAGGCACCGACGTGGAGGTCCTGTACGAGGGCGAGAAATACGCCGCGACCGTCCGCGAGGAGCCGCTGATTTAG